One window of the Primulina eburnea isolate SZY01 chromosome 18, ASM2296580v1, whole genome shotgun sequence genome contains the following:
- the LOC140820016 gene encoding uncharacterized protein: MYQLPSEADAAFINSLRWSDLTRRTCSSITEGMMYIGELVERANTTRSTACQDLREGMALREQLQATIDEMKASHAKELSESQARGDELLKEKQEFLKEKHELQRLTEDQAKEIQKLKTDLKNSQAELEDAKVRHVAEASSFKEEFLKSEEFVEICGPKAFHYLGVGFEGAVGLFHAQGYPPPGAPTDFIDFEGFISSLPPDS, encoded by the exons ATGTATCAGCTTCCTTCCGAAGCGGATGCGGCGTTCATTAATTCACTGAGGTGGTCTGACCTCACTCGTCGGACATGCAGCAGCATCACTGAG GGCATGATGTACATAGGGGAGTTGGTGGAGCGTGCCAACACCACTCGATCTACTGCCTGCCAAGACTTGCGCGAGGGCATGGCTCTTCGTGAACAGCTTCAAGCTACTATTGATGAGATGAAAGCGTCACATGCTAAGGAGCTTTCGGAGTCCCAAGCTCGAGGTGACGAGCTTCTGAAGGAAAAACAAGAGTTTCTGAAAGAGAAACACGAGCTCCAGCGACTGACAGAGGACCAAGCTAAAGAGATCCAGAAGTTAAAGACAGATTTAAAGAATTCGCAGGCTGAGCTCGAAGATGCCAAGGTGCGACACGTTGCAGAAGCTTCCTCCTTCAAAGAGGAATTTCTCAAATCCGAAGAATTTGTCGAGATCTGTGGCCCGAAAGCTTTTCACTACCTGGGGGTGGGTTTCGAGGGTGCAGTCGGCCTTTTCCATGCTCAGGGCTATCCTCCACCAGGCGCCCCTACTGACTTTATCGACTTTGAGGGCTTCATATCGAGTCTCCCCCCCGATTCCTAG
- the LOC140819056 gene encoding uncharacterized protein codes for MKIQQVFTSVAYPQSNGQVEVTNRTLVQGLKVRLGRAKGNWVEELPSVLWAYRTTPREGTKETPFSLVYGNEAVLPAEIGLESARVMFYDDDNGARRATDLDLLEGKREAASIQVEAYKNRIAQSYNRRVVQRNFQVGDLVLRKVPEEQRGKLVPKVGGSLQSDREAKLWSLLLRKCARQSFEEALECLSP; via the coding sequence ATGAAGATCCAACAAGTCTTTACCTCTGTAGCTTACCCGCAGAGTAATGGCCAGGTGGAGGTGACTAATCGGACGCTGGTACAGGGTCTGAAAGTTCGACTGGGCAGAGCCAAAGGCAATTGGGTGGAGGAGCTACCAAGTGTCTTATGGGCATACCGAACCACTCCGAGAGAGGGAACCAAAGAAACTCCTTTCAGTTTGGTCTACGGTAATGAAGCAGTGCTCCCGGCTGAGATCGGGTTGGAATCGGCAAGGGTGATGTTTTATGACGATGACAATGGAGCGAGACGCGCTACTGACCTTGATCTTTTGGAAGGAAAGAGGGAGGCTGCCAGCATTCAAGTGGAAGCTTATAAGAACCGCATTGCACAGTCTTATAATCGGAGAGTCGTGCAAAGAAACTTTCAGGTGGGTGATTTGGTCCTGAGGAAGGTGCCAGAAGAGCAGAGGGGAAAATTGGTACCCAAAGTGGGAGGGTCCCTTCAAAGTGATCGAGAGGCTAAGCTCTGGAGCCTATTACTTAGAAAATGCGCAAGGCAAAGCTTTGAAGAGGCCTTGGAATGCTTATCACCTTAG